The following proteins come from a genomic window of Trifolium pratense cultivar HEN17-A07 linkage group LG4, ARS_RC_1.1, whole genome shotgun sequence:
- the LOC123921168 gene encoding scarecrow-like protein 21, whose product MQRSRNFSMQTSFKHKMSYDSDMFNIESVQNLDSYCFVQNENLENYSSSDNSSHSNYPSFQGLDQYSNFDSSNNSPVSKLQSNSYAFTSPNSLEIINDLLENELCSTHTQDDLWHKTRELENAMLGHDAADILDIYNDMVMIPEESESDPLLLEAEKWKKMMEMISKGDLKEMLFTCAKAISENDIETTEWLMSELSKMVSVSGNPIQRLGAYMLEALVARIASSGSIIYKSLRCKEPKPATSKELLSHMHVLYEICPYLKFGYMSANGVIAEALKDESEVHIIDFQINQGIQWISLIQALAGKPGGPPKIRITGFDDSTSAYARGGGLDIVGERLSKHAQSCNVEFEFHAIGANPTEVKLEDLKLRRSEAIAVNFAMMLHHVPDENVHGGQNHRDRLVRLVKCLCPKVVTLVEQESNTNELPFLPRFVETMNYYLAVFESIDVSLPREHRERINVEQHCLAREVVNLVACEGAERVERHEVLKKWKSCFTMAGFTPYPLSSYINFSIKNLLESYQGQYTLEEKDGALYLGWMNQALITSSAWR is encoded by the coding sequence ATGCAAAGAAGCAGAAACTTTTCAATGCAAACATCTTTTAAACATAAAATGTCATATGATTCTGACATGTTCAACATCGAGTCTGTACAAAACCTAGACTCATATTGCTTCGTGCAAaatgagaatcttgaaaacTACTCATCTTCTGATAACAGTAGCCACTCAAACTACCCTTCATTTCAAGGTTTAGACCAATATTCAAACTTTGACTCTTCTAACAATAGTCCAGTCTCAAAGCTACAATCAAACTCTTACGCATTCACATCGCCAAACTCTCTTGAAATTATCAATGATTTGTTAGAGAACGAACTTTGTTCGACACATACCCAAGATGACTTGTGGCACAAGACAAGAGAGCTTGAAAATGCTATGCTAGGACATGATGCAGCAGATATTCTAGACATATATAATGATATGGTAATGATTCCAGAAGAATCTGAATCTGATCCGCTTCTATTAGAGGCGGAAAAGTGGAAGAAAATGATGGAGATGATATCTAAAGGGGATTTGAAAGAAATGCTTTTCACTTGTGCAAAAGCAATATCAGAAAATGATATAGAAACAACAGAATGGTTAATGTCAGAGTTGTCGAAAATGGTTTCGGTTTCAGGCAATCCAATCCAAAGGTTAGGAGCATACATGTTGGAAGCTCTTGTTGCAAGAATAGCTTCTTCCGGAAGCATAATCTACAAATCATTGAGATGTAAAGAACCTAAACCTGCTACTAGTAAAGAACTCCTTTCGCACATGCACGTGCTTTACGAAATTTGTCCTTACCTCAAATTTGGATACATGTCAGCAAATGGAGTAATTGCCGAAGCTTTGAAGGATGAAAGTGAGGTTCATATAATAGATTTTCAGATTAATCAGGGAATTCAATGGATAAGTCTAATCCAAGCACTTGCTGGAAAACCTGGTGGACCACCAAAGATTAGAATAACCGGTTTCGATGATTCAACTTCAGCTTACGCTAGAGGAGGAGGGCTTGATATTGTAGGAGAAAGGTTATCAAAACATGCACAATCATGTAATGTAGAATTTGAGTTTCATGCTATAGGGGCTAATCCTACTGAGGTGAAACTCGAAGACCTTAAACTTCGTCGCAGTGAAGCTATTGCTGTGAATTTCGCTATGATGCTGCATCATGTACCAGATGAAAATGTACATGGTGGTCAAAATCATCGCGATCGGTTGGTGAGACTGGTGAAATGCTTGTGTCCTAAGGTAGTGACTCTTGTTGAGCAAGAATCGAATACCAATGAGCTTCCGTTCTTGCCACGTTTCGTTGAGACAATGAACTACTACTTGGCGGTTTTTGAATCAATTGATGTTTCTTTGCCAAGGGAGCACAGAGAAAGGATTAATGTAGAACAGCATTGTTTGGCTCGCGAAGTTGTTAACTTGGTAGCGTGCGAAGGTGCAGAAAGAGTCGAACGTCACGAAGTTCTGAAGAAGTGGAAATCATGTTTCACAATGGCTGGATTCACACCATATCCATTGAGCtcttatattaatttttcaataaagaATCTTCTAGAAAGTTACCAAGGACAATACACTCTAGAAGAGAAAGATGGTGCTCTTTATCTTGGTTGGATGAATCAAGCACTCATTACCTCTAGTGCTTGGAGGTGA
- the LOC123921931 gene encoding probable WRKY transcription factor 20 isoform X1, whose translation MDTATTNSGEPHCSSELRLDGAPNDPNRTGSGQNSMARYKLMSPAKLPISRSPCITIPPGYSPTSFLESPVLLSNMKVEPSPTTGSLLQALHCSMTSAGSPTFPVTSTCFNTSTVNGRKYSFFEFKPPARNMVPADFNNHVSEQSTQVEGQGKGQSFLSSPLNENEKADQSNELSLSSPVQMVSSVANSPVDVNSDEHNHKGNTANGPQSSNDGYNWRKYGQKHVKGSEFPRSYYKCTHPNCEVKKLFERSHDGQITEIIYKGTHDHPKPQPSNRYSAGSIMSTQGERSDNRASSLAGRDDKVSNSPEQPTVATNDLSLEGAGFVSTKTNDEVDDDDLFSKRRKTELGNTDIIPVVKPIREPRVVVQTMSEVDILDDGYRWRKYGQKVVRGNPNPRSYYKCTNAGCPVRKHVERASHDPKAVITTYEGKHNHDVPAAKNSSHDMAGYAASKIKLEESDTISLDLGMGITSAAENRSNGQGKMLLSEFGNNSQTHTSNSNFKFVHTTTGPVYYGVLTNGSNPFGSRENRNDGLSINHSSYPYSQNMGRILMGP comes from the exons ATGGACACTGCCACCACAAACTCCGGCGAACCTCACTGTAGTTCTGAGCTCAGGCTCGACGGGGCACCCAATGATCCAAATCGAACTGGGTCGGGTCAAAATTCTATGGCAAGATACAAGCTGATGTCACCGGCGAAGCTTCCGATCTCGAGGTCGCCGTGTATTACAATTCCTCCGGGGTATAGTCCGACGTCGTTTTTGGAGTCCCCAGTTCTTCTTTCTAACATGAAG GTGGAGCCTTCACCGACTACAGGGTCCCTTCTTCAAGCTTTACATTGTTCTATGACTTCTGCTGGTTCTCCTACATTTCCTGTAACCTCTACATGCTTCAATACCAGCACTGTTAATGGCAGAAAATATAGTTTCTTTGAGTTTAAACCACCTGCTAGAAATATG GTTCCTGCAGACTTCAACAACCATGTAAGTGAACAATCTACTCAAGTAGAAGGTCAAGGAAAAGGTCAATCATTTCTGTCCTCGCCATTAAATGAAAATGAGAAAGCAGATCAATCTAATGAATTAAGCCTATCATCACCTGTTCAAATGGTTAGTTCTGTGGCTAATTCTCCCGTTGATGTCAACTCGGATGAACATAATCACAAAGGCAACACAGCTAATGGGCCTCAATCGTCAAATGACGGTTACAATTGGCGAAAGTATGGGCAAAAACATGTTAAAGGGAGTGAATTTCCACGTAGCTATTACAAATGTACGCATCCTAACTGTGAAGTGAAAAAACTTTTTGAACGCTCTCATGACGGCCAAATCACCGAGATAATTTATAAAGGAACACATGATCATCCTAAACCTCAACCGAGCAACCGATACTCTGCTGGTTCTATAATGTCTACGCAAGGAGAGAGATCCGATAACAGGGCATCTTCTTTGGCTGGCCGAGATG ACAAAGTATCCAATAGTCCTGAGCAACCAACTGTTGCAACCAATGATCTTAGTCTAGAGGGTGCTGGATTTGTGTCGACCAAGACAAATGACgaggttgatgatgatgatctttTCTCAAAGCGAAG AAAAACGGAACTCGGAAACACTGACATCATTCCTGTAGTTAAGCCTATCCGAGAGCCCCGGGTTGTTGTACAGACTATGAGTGAAGTTGATATATTGGATGATGGATACCGCTGGCGTAAATATGGGCAAAAAGTGGTGAGAGGAAATCCTAACCCAAG GAGTTATTACAAATGCACAAATGCCGGGTGCCCGGTTAGGAAACACGTGGAGAGGGCATCACATGATCCGAAAGCTGTAATAACAACATATGAGGGCAAACACAATCACGATGTACCTGCTGCAAAGAATAGTAGCCATGACATGGCAGGATATGCAGCTTCAAAGATAAAGTTAGAAGAAAGCGATACTATTAGTCTTGACCTTGGGATGGGAATCACTTCTGCAGCTGAAAATAGATCGAACGGGCAAGGGAAAATGCTACTCTCCGAATTCGGGAACAACAGTCAAACTCACACAAGCAATTCCAATTTCAAGTTTGTCCATACCACCACAGGTCCAGTATACTATGGTGTTCTAACTAACGGTTCAAATCCGTTTGGTTCAAGAGAAAATAGAAACGATGGTTTGTCTATAAACCATTCCTCGTATCCTTACTCACAGAACATGGGAAGAATACTAATGGGACCATGA
- the LOC123921905 gene encoding FRIGIDA-like protein 1 has protein sequence MTRTRSRAQTRKLIRQIRSQTQTQIIPFKPTSTSKTISAALKLVDSKKQNLKKAYDDLQSHSSHLSSFPLSWQDLDSHFTTIQNSLSQRFLHLQSLESQFQKNHNDPSTSPSKLPNPKPKNSNFTSIPNNPSTSPSKLPNPKPTNSNFSSIPNDPSSSSNPKSSISHLEALSLLCKNNDGKGLRDFIKENFNDRVVIKDELQIAFKSASNPANMVLDAIDGLFCGNVMVDRKDSRLTKRSCNFLFQQLRVFSPYVSFDVKEKAKKLFNEWKVNLNDSHEPSWSMAFLQFVAVYGFLVDLNDAELAAYSTTASGDLGEIPELFQVIALSDRVQGVIQKLIERGKHVLAVKFIFHFKLEDKTPPVPILKAFVNDAEQHAKRLAAEGKSLNERTSRQIHSLKSVIKVIETYNLDSEFPRASLEKRIDELNKKFLVGVKPTAPAFAANPHQHQQQLSGLERRLTSIPFGPPPVLNNVGGANSTIHQYRQQLLPRFQSTSLLPDHPNPYMSMPPPTMSFGMKAPTPTVSSYTGPSTGPYGFGGVPKAPTPSSNLDQVGSHPNSAQPQVFSGYYAPMAASGNLNQGDSHPNASVPQVMPAYYAPTGPSSNLHQGSSHPNPSEPQVMPGNYDRPPASGAYGLQQYYGTSYPQ, from the exons ATGACAAGAACACGATCAAGAGCACAAACACGAAAACTAATAAGACAAATACgatcacaaacacaaacacaaatcaTCCCTTTCAAACCAACATCAACATCAAAAACAATCTCAGCAGCTCTCAAACTTGTCGACAgcaaaaaacaaaatctcaaAAAAGCATACGATGATCTTCAATCTCACTCTTCTCATCTCTCTTCTTTCCCTCTTTCATGGCAAGACCTCGATTCTCATTTCACCACAATCCAAAACTCTCTCTCTCAACgctttcttcatcttcaatcccTAGAATCacaatttcaaaaaaatcacAATGACCCATCAACTTCTCCTTCAAAATTACCTAACCCAAAacctaaaaattcaaactttacATCAATCCCTAACAACCCATCAACTTCTCCTTCAAAATTACCTAACCCAAAACCCACAAATTCAAACTTTTCATCAATCCCTAATGacccatcttcttcttcaaacccAAAATCATCCATAAGTCACTTGGAAGCATTGAGTTTACTCTGCAAGAACAATGATGGAAAAGGGTTAAGGGATTTCATTAAGGAGAATTTTAATGATAGGGTTGTTATCAAAGATGAGCTTCAGATTGCATTTAAATCTGCATCTAATCCTGCAAACATGGTTCTTGATGCAATTGATGGTCTTTTTTGTGGAAATGTAATGGTAGATCGTAAAGATTCACGTTTGACTAAGAGAAGTtgcaattttttgtttcaacaGCTGAGGGTTTTTTCTCCTTATGTTAGTTTTGATGTTAAGGAGAAAGCTAAGAAGTTGTTTAATGAGTGGAAGGTTAACTTGAATGATAGTCATGAACCAAGTTGGTCTATGGCTTTCTTGCAATTTGTTGCTGTTTATGGTTTTCTTGTTGATTTGAATGATGCTGAGCTTGCTGCTTATTCTACTACTGCTTCTGGTGATCTTGGTGAGATTCCTGAGCTGTTCCAGGTTATTGCTTTGTCAGATAGAGTTCAAG GTGTTATTCAGAAACTCATTGAAAGGGGCAAACATGTTTTGGCTGTCAAGTTTATTTTTCACTTCAAACTTGAGGATAAGACCCCACCTGTTCCCATTTTGAAAGCTTTTGTGAATGATGCAGAGCAACATGCGAAAAGACTCGCCGCCGAGGGAAAGTCACTG AATGAGAGAACATCTAGACAAATCCATTCACTGAAATCAGTGATTAAGGTTATTGAGACTTATAACCTTGATTCTGAGTTTCCACGTGCAAGCCTTGAAAAGCGTATAGATGAATTGAACAAGAAGTTCTTGGTAGGTGTAAAACCCACTGCACCAGCTTTTGCTGCGAATCCTCATCAGCATCAGCAACAACTAAGCGGGCTGGAGCGTCGTCTAACATCTATTCCATTCGGTCCTCCACCTGTCCTTAATAATGTTGGCGGTGCCAATTCAACCATACACCAGTACCGACAACAACTACTACCTCGTTTCCAGTCAACAAGTTTGTTGCCGGATCATCCAAATCCATACATGAGCATGCCGCCACCAACCATGTCATTTGGCATGAAGGCACCAACTCCAACTGTCTCCTCCTATACAGGTCCCTCAACTGGACCTTATGGTTTTGGTGGTGTCCCGAAGGCTCCTACTCCTAGTAGCAACCTCGACCAAGTTGGTTCTCATCCGAATTCGGCACAGCCGCAAGTGTTTTCTGGTTATTATGCCCCAATGGCTGCTAGTGGCAACCTCAATCAAGGTGATTCTCATCCGAATGCTTCAGTGCCACAAGTCATGCCTGCTTATTATGCCCCAACAGGTCCCAGTTCCAACCTCCACCAAGGTAGTTCTCATCCGAATCCGTCTGAGCCACAAGTTATGCCCGGTAATTATGATAGACCCCCGGCATCTGGTGCCTACGGTCTGCAACAGTATTACGGAACATCTTATCCTCAATAG
- the LOC123921169 gene encoding uncharacterized protein LOC123921169: MSTHKLRGVRAYRGIEKEMQALWLSLKDNVKCGNKLTDVIRMPPKFGKGSSYVPEKEDKFNNDEDEEEEDYVPFMKTPARLAFSMPKNTQARLYELGIGDPSRKIVEMIFQKAWMNTSKPLRKVRTVLRVRYSEEVLQRFENYREKVKKQYPRHPRSTVDGNELLRFFVTTMRCFPVKKVHDLCQDPSCRFCQIIQFNFDAEKEEIQLSNRKSVNARVKNVKRVSIVCRIIAGTAVNEVDGKYEGFENDSNKLGEMQFSLERFVVKNPSSILPCFVIIFT; this comes from the exons ATGAGCACACACAAATTAAGAGGAGTTAGAGCCTATAGAGGGATAGAGAAAGAGATGCAAGCCTTATGGTTGTCCTTGAAAGACAATGTCAAATGTGGTAACAAGCTCACTGATGTAATAAGGATGCCACCAAAATTTGGTAAAGGAagtagctatgttccagaaaaGGAGGACAAATTCAacaatgatgaagatgaagaagaagaagattatgTCCCCTTCATGAAAACTCCAGCTAGACTAGCTTTTTCCATGCCAAAAAACACACAAGCACGCCTTTATG AGCTTGGTATTGGAGATCCATCAAGAAAAATTGTTGAGATGATATTTCAGAAAGCATGGATGAACACATCAAAGCCACTAAGGAAGGTTAGAACAGTTCTTAGAGTGAGATATTCAGAAGAAGTTCTTCAAAGATTTGAGAACTACAGAGAAAAAGTGAAGAAACAGTATCCAAGACATCCAAGAAGTACAGTAGATGGAAATGAATTGTTGAGATTCTTTGTTACTACAATGAGATGTTTCCCTGTGAAGAAAGTTCATGATCTATGTCAAGATCCGTCGTGTCGTTTTTGTCaaataattcaattcaatttcgaTGCGGAAAAGGAAGAGATTCAGTTGAGTAATAGAAAAAGTGTGAATGCAAGAGTGAAGAATGTGAAAAGAGTTTCAATAGTTTGCAGAATAATTGCTGGAACAGCAGTGAATGAAGTTGATGGTAAATATGAAGGGTTTGAGAATGATTCAAATAAGCTAGGTGAAATGCAATTTAGCTTAGAAAGATTTGTAGTGAAAAATCctagttctattcttccttgtTTTGTCATAATTTTCACCTGA
- the LOC123921931 gene encoding probable WRKY transcription factor 20 isoform X2 — MTSAGSPTFPVTSTCFNTSTVNGRKYSFFEFKPPARNMVPADFNNHVSEQSTQVEGQGKGQSFLSSPLNENEKADQSNELSLSSPVQMVSSVANSPVDVNSDEHNHKGNTANGPQSSNDGYNWRKYGQKHVKGSEFPRSYYKCTHPNCEVKKLFERSHDGQITEIIYKGTHDHPKPQPSNRYSAGSIMSTQGERSDNRASSLAGRDDKVSNSPEQPTVATNDLSLEGAGFVSTKTNDEVDDDDLFSKRRKTELGNTDIIPVVKPIREPRVVVQTMSEVDILDDGYRWRKYGQKVVRGNPNPRSYYKCTNAGCPVRKHVERASHDPKAVITTYEGKHNHDVPAAKNSSHDMAGYAASKIKLEESDTISLDLGMGITSAAENRSNGQGKMLLSEFGNNSQTHTSNSNFKFVHTTTGPVYYGVLTNGSNPFGSRENRNDGLSINHSSYPYSQNMGRILMGP; from the exons ATGACTTCTGCTGGTTCTCCTACATTTCCTGTAACCTCTACATGCTTCAATACCAGCACTGTTAATGGCAGAAAATATAGTTTCTTTGAGTTTAAACCACCTGCTAGAAATATG GTTCCTGCAGACTTCAACAACCATGTAAGTGAACAATCTACTCAAGTAGAAGGTCAAGGAAAAGGTCAATCATTTCTGTCCTCGCCATTAAATGAAAATGAGAAAGCAGATCAATCTAATGAATTAAGCCTATCATCACCTGTTCAAATGGTTAGTTCTGTGGCTAATTCTCCCGTTGATGTCAACTCGGATGAACATAATCACAAAGGCAACACAGCTAATGGGCCTCAATCGTCAAATGACGGTTACAATTGGCGAAAGTATGGGCAAAAACATGTTAAAGGGAGTGAATTTCCACGTAGCTATTACAAATGTACGCATCCTAACTGTGAAGTGAAAAAACTTTTTGAACGCTCTCATGACGGCCAAATCACCGAGATAATTTATAAAGGAACACATGATCATCCTAAACCTCAACCGAGCAACCGATACTCTGCTGGTTCTATAATGTCTACGCAAGGAGAGAGATCCGATAACAGGGCATCTTCTTTGGCTGGCCGAGATG ACAAAGTATCCAATAGTCCTGAGCAACCAACTGTTGCAACCAATGATCTTAGTCTAGAGGGTGCTGGATTTGTGTCGACCAAGACAAATGACgaggttgatgatgatgatctttTCTCAAAGCGAAG AAAAACGGAACTCGGAAACACTGACATCATTCCTGTAGTTAAGCCTATCCGAGAGCCCCGGGTTGTTGTACAGACTATGAGTGAAGTTGATATATTGGATGATGGATACCGCTGGCGTAAATATGGGCAAAAAGTGGTGAGAGGAAATCCTAACCCAAG GAGTTATTACAAATGCACAAATGCCGGGTGCCCGGTTAGGAAACACGTGGAGAGGGCATCACATGATCCGAAAGCTGTAATAACAACATATGAGGGCAAACACAATCACGATGTACCTGCTGCAAAGAATAGTAGCCATGACATGGCAGGATATGCAGCTTCAAAGATAAAGTTAGAAGAAAGCGATACTATTAGTCTTGACCTTGGGATGGGAATCACTTCTGCAGCTGAAAATAGATCGAACGGGCAAGGGAAAATGCTACTCTCCGAATTCGGGAACAACAGTCAAACTCACACAAGCAATTCCAATTTCAAGTTTGTCCATACCACCACAGGTCCAGTATACTATGGTGTTCTAACTAACGGTTCAAATCCGTTTGGTTCAAGAGAAAATAGAAACGATGGTTTGTCTATAAACCATTCCTCGTATCCTTACTCACAGAACATGGGAAGAATACTAATGGGACCATGA